The Rubricoccus marinus nucleotide sequence AAGCTGTGGACCGTTCTCGGCGCGTGGGTGCTCGGGTTGTTCATGGGCTACCTCGCGGCCGTGCCGGGCGCCTTCTCGGCCAAGCGCCGCGCCAAGAAGCTGGAGAAGCAGATGACCGCTGTCCAGGCGCAGGCCGGTGAGACCGCCGCCGACGCCCGCGCCACCGCGGCCACGGCCCGGACGCCAGCGGCCCGCGCGATGGCGAACGAGACGGCCGAGGACGCGTCGGAAACGCAGCGCCTCGCCGACGAGGTTGCCCGCCGCACCGCTTCCATCTCCCGGGACGCCTGAGGTGGCGTCCCCACGTACCAAGCTCAAGTCCGCCACGCTTAAAAAGGCGGCTCGCACGCGGGCCGAAGCCCGCACCGTCCTCGACGAGGCGGAGCGCCTGCTCGGCCTCCCGTTCAAGCTTCTCGGGCGCCCTGGCACCCGGCTGGTCGAGAGCCAGAACCGGAACGCGGGCCGCCCCGCCGGAACGCTCGTCGAGCACCCCGACGCGGAGCCCGCTCGCGCCGAGGTCCGCCACTTTACCGCCGACTGGGCCGAGGCCAAGACGGTTGGCCAGATCGGGACGCCAGAGGCCCTCGCGCTCCGTCGCTTGGCCTCTGGCGAAGGCACGACGTGGATCAACGTGGACAGCGTGCGCGACGCGAAAGCCATCCGTGCCTTGGGCGAGGCGTTCGGCTTGCACCCGCTCGTGCAGGAGGACCTGGGCCACACCAACCAGCGGCCCAAGCTGGAGGTGTACGGCGAGCAGGCCTTCGTGGTCACGCGCATGGTGCTCCCGGAGACCGGCACCGTGGAGCAGGTCGCGTTCGTGCTCGGGCCGGGCTACCTCCTCTCGTTCCAGGAAGCCGCAGGCGACGTGTTCGACCCGGTTCGCCAGAGGATCGAGACCGAGGGCAGCCGCTTGCGCGGCGAGGGCGAGGACTACCTGCTCTACGCGCTGCTCGATCTCATCGTGGACGCGGCGTTTGCAACGGTGGAGAAGCTGGGCGACGCGACCGAGGCGTTGGAAGAGGCCGTGCTGGGCACACCCGGACCGACCGTCCGCGGCGCGATTGCCGGGCTCCGCCGCGAGATCCTCGTGGTCCGCCGTGCGGTCTGGCCGCTGCGCGAGGTCGTCGCCTCGCTCGCCCGTGCGGAGTCGGACTTGGTGACGGACAAAACTCGCCTGTTCCTCCGGGACGTGCAGGACCACGTGGTGCAGGCCGCGGACGCCTTGGAATCCCTGCGCGACGTGCTCGCGGGCGTCTCGGACCTTTACCTCTCGGCGGTCTCCGCGCGCCAGAACGAGGTCATGAAGGCGCTGACGGTGATCGGCGCGGTCTTCCTGCCCATCACGTTCCTGACAGGGCTGTACGGCATGAACTTCGAGAACATGCCGGAGCTGGCCATGCCGCACGCCTACCCCATCTTTCTCGTCGTGCTCGCGGTGATCTCGCTGGGCACGCTGCTCGTGTTCCGCACCAAGCGCTGGCTGTAGACATCGTAGGCGGGCGCCTCGCGAAAGGACCCGAGGCCTCCGGCGCCAGAGGCCGTGCTACCGTGCCAGCGTGACTTGGGCCGACGCGAGCCCTTCGAACTGGAGCAGGTACACGCCCGCGGGCGCATCGCTGCCCGAAGCGTCGCGGCCGTCCCAGGTGGCATCGGCGGAGGAGACCACCACGCGGCGGACCTCGCGGCCTCTGGCGTCGTGGACCACGACCTCGCCGCGGACGGCGCGGCCGAACGCGAGGCGAACCTCGCCCGAGGACGGGTTGGGGTAAGCGTCCAGGCGCAGCAGGCCCGAGGGCGGAGCCACTGAGGCGGTCGTAAACGTGTTGGCCCAGTACAGCAGGCCGCCTGCGTCGCTGCCCGCCACGAGGTCCACGAGCCCGTCGCCGGTCAGGTCGGCCGCGCGCGGCACGATGGTGAGGCGCTCGGCGTCGATCTCGCCAGCGGCTTGGTAGGCTGGTGCCGTCGCGCTGCCCACGTTGAGGTACACCGCGATGTCGCCAGGGGAGGAGCCGATCAGGATGTCGAGGTCGCCGTCGCCGTCGAGGTCAGCGGCGCTCGGGGCGCTCTCCTGGCCGACGTCGTCCGTGAGGCCGAGATCGTCGCGGAAGGCGAGGTCGGCGGGGCCAGGCGTGCCGTTGCTGGCCGTCGCGAAGGAGGCGGCCTCTGGCGTGCCGGCGTTGCGGTACAGGAACACGCGCCCGTTGCTCTCGCCGACGAGCAGGTCGAGGTCGCCATCACCGTCGATGTCCGCGAGATCGGGCTTCGCGTACTGCCCGGCGTCGATGCCGGCGTAGCGCTCGTCGCGGAGTTCGTAGACGGGCGCCGTCGCCGTGCCCGTGTTCTCGAGGAACGCCAGCCGCCCGTTGAAACCGCCGACGAGCAGGTCGAGATCGCCATCGGCATCTAGGTCCCCGAATGTGGGCGCGTAGCCGCCGAAGTCGTAGTCCAGCGCGAGCCAGTCCGGGTCCGTCAGCGCGAACCGGGGCGCGCCAGAGGTCCCGGTGTTGGTGTACAGCGTGAGGTTGGCGTCCGTGTTGCCGTCGCCGACGATCATGTCGAGGTCGCCGTCGCCGTCGATGTCCGCGAACGCCGGGACAGAGCGCCGGCCGTGGTCGATGCTGCGCAAGAGGCGCGTCGTCTGGATCTCGAAGGCCGGGTCCTCGGGCGTTCCGGTGTTGAGGAAGCTGACGATGTTCTGCGTCGGCGTGCGCGAGGTGACGCAGAGCCCGCCAAGGACGCCGACCACGAGGTCGAGGTCGCCGTCGCCGTCCGTGTCGCCAAAGGCCGCGGCGTTCTGCCCGCCCGGCGTGCTCGTGCCGGGGAACGACTCCGAGACGAGGT carries:
- the corA gene encoding magnesium/cobalt transporter CorA codes for the protein MASPRTKLKSATLKKAARTRAEARTVLDEAERLLGLPFKLLGRPGTRLVESQNRNAGRPAGTLVEHPDAEPARAEVRHFTADWAEAKTVGQIGTPEALALRRLASGEGTTWINVDSVRDAKAIRALGEAFGLHPLVQEDLGHTNQRPKLEVYGEQAFVVTRMVLPETGTVEQVAFVLGPGYLLSFQEAAGDVFDPVRQRIETEGSRLRGEGEDYLLYALLDLIVDAAFATVEKLGDATEALEEAVLGTPGPTVRGAIAGLRREILVVRRAVWPLREVVASLARAESDLVTDKTRLFLRDVQDHVVQAADALESLRDVLAGVSDLYLSAVSARQNEVMKALTVIGAVFLPITFLTGLYGMNFENMPELAMPHAYPIFLVVLAVISLGTLLVFRTKRWL
- a CDS encoding FG-GAP repeat domain-containing protein; translated protein: MRFVLPLLLLALTTGCSTAPPAMAQASFTPEALVRTATPFPVEGADGPLALPFTGGYWAPVPQLTDLNGDGRPDLTITTGGAGIDVYANTADGWVWQTGKLGGITPGPWYRFADIDADGDPDLLTRGAPGQARYFENTGTASSPQFTLRAEPLLLASGEIVQIEDTSVPDLSDVDGDGDFDLIVGKADLGTISFYEMVGLADGIPQFSLITTEWQGIQIYEGSPQCRDAYGSVYGITPEAGRATRHGANALALADITGSGGPELFWGDFFSENLFYFLNIGTPEAPAFDLVSESFPGTSTPGGQNAAAFGDTDGDGDLDLVVGVLGGLCVTSRTPTQNIVSFLNTGTPEDPAFEIQTTRLLRSIDHGRRSVPAFADIDGDGDLDMIVGDGNTDANLTLYTNTGTSGAPRFALTDPDWLALDYDFGGYAPTFGDLDADGDLDLLVGGFNGRLAFLENTGTATAPVYELRDERYAGIDAGQYAKPDLADIDGDGDLDLLVGESNGRVFLYRNAGTPEAASFATASNGTPGPADLAFRDDLGLTDDVGQESAPSAADLDGDGDLDILIGSSPGDIAVYLNVGSATAPAYQAAGEIDAERLTIVPRAADLTGDGLVDLVAGSDAGGLLYWANTFTTASVAPPSGLLRLDAYPNPSSGEVRLAFGRAVRGEVVVHDARGREVRRVVVSSADATWDGRDASGSDAPAGVYLLQFEGLASAQVTLAR